In the genome of Pseudomonas fluorescens, the window GATCGACGAGGCTGACGGCAACGAACCTGTAGAGCAAACCCAACGCTTGCCCACACTGCGCGAATCGGCAGCAGTGGCATTGACCGACACCACGATCAACGCGCAGCGCACACAGCCCCCAAAGCCCTACACGGAAGGCACACTGGTCAAGGCCATGAAAACCATCGCCAACCAGGTGGAGGACTCACGACTCAAACAGAAACTCAAGGACAGCTGCGGCCTCGGGACCGAGGCCACCCGAGCGGCGATCATCCAGGGCCTGATCGATCACGGGTACCTGACCAAGAAAAAACGCAGCCTGGTCGCCTCGGCGGCGGCACACACCTTGATCGAGGCCGTGCCAGCGGAGGTCGCCGATCCGGCGCTGACCGCACTCTGGGAGCAGGCGCTTGATCGTATTGAGACGGGACAGCTGAGCGTCGAAACCTTTCTCGCCAGGCAGGCGGAATGGCTGACCCGGCTGGTGCGTGGCCACGCCTCGCTCACCTTGCAGCCACCGGCTACCAAAGGCCCGCGCTGCCCCGTGTGCCGCAGCGCCATGCGCCAGCGCAAAGGCCGCACCGGCAGCTTCTGGTCGTGCACCCGCTATCCGGAGTGCAAGGGCACCAAACCGGTCGCCAAACCCAAGCGCACCAAGCAGCCAGGCGCCTTCTGAGCGGGCATGTGTGACTTGACGGCGTACGGCAGCACTGGTGTAGTAATCAGGTCCGTCGCCGCTTGGCGTACCCAGACCGATTCGCTCCGGGCAGCTCGGTCAGACTCGAAGAGTTCGGAGCCGCATTTCACTTTTTCTTCGGATTTCTCCCCAGCGTTTCAGGTCCCCAAGGTGGATGACCCGTGCGGCTTGTGTCAGGTCTCAGGGGTCATCCGCTTCGGCGACGATGCTCAGCACCGGTGCCCGCCGGCGAAACACTGGGCACCTTTTGTGCGCGGATGCGCGCCAGTTGATTTCGGCCCAGGCCACGACAAGGGTCGGTTGATCCAGGTGGATCGACAGCGGAGGTTTTGCGATGGACTCCGGTGTCACGTTACCGGGTCAAGGGTGGTCTAGCTCTTCCTAGCCTGATGACCGTCGGGCTATTTTTTCGTCACCCAGAATCCACTGAGTGCCACCCACTTCCGCCCGCCCGAGCCTCCCCTAATCCACTGTTGACGAGCCATTGGCGTAGTCTTATAGATGAACTGCACATCGTTGTCGCTGACAGCGTTCAGGTAGCCGGAACCTTCAAGGCTACGCCCGCTTCGGGTGGTTCTCCCTCAGTGCGATCAACGCTCGGCAGCTCGCACGGTCACCTGTCGGTGATGAGCGTCCTTCTACCGACCACGCTTTCTTTGCACCTCCCCCTTGCGGAACTCACCAGCCGCCAGGGCCGGTGGATATCCGCGTTTCTGCTGAACAGGAGTTCCACCATGACGACTGCAAGCAATAATGCTCCCACCACTTACTTCAACCTGCACACCCAAGGCATTGGTTACTTGAACCGCGTTCGCGAAGTCCCTGTACGTCGCGGGCAACCGTTCATGGCCTGTGACATTGCCGCCTTGCACGGGGCCTCGGACGACGTCGAGTACACCCGCTTCGACTGCAAGGTCGCCAGCGGTGAAGCCGAACGGCTGATCCGTGAACACCTGGAAGACGTCCGTGCTGAACGTAAGGTCCTGATCGCGTTTCGCATTGGCGACCTTTGGATTGACCCCTTTCTTTACGAAAAAGGCGAGCGTAAAGGCCAACCCGGTGCCAGCCTCAAAGGCCGGCTGATCTTCATTGAGTGGATCAAGGTCGATGGCCAGTTCAGCTACCGAGCACCGGCTCGCACCGACTCCCCCGCCGCTATCGACGCTGCAGCGGAATCGGACCAAGCCGACACCGTCGCCGAACAGCACCAACCCGCCTCTGCCCCCACGCGCAATTCCACCGCAGCACGTCAGTCTGCCTGAGGCACATTGACCGCCACCAACAGGCGCTCCCACGAGCGCCTGTTATCCACTCACGTCGGAGGCCGTCATGGAAAGTTTCTGGCTCTGCGAGGAATGCCTGCAAGCGGTCGCGTATGACGATTTCAGCGCGCTTTCGCTGTACTACAGCGAGGCTGAAATCGAGCAGCGCATCGCACACCTGCGCACCGAACTGCAGGCCCTGATGCCACTGAGCGCCGATTTCGATCCGCAGACCGGCGCCGGCATCGAGTCCTTTTCCACCCGAGCGTGCGAGGGATGCCAAAGCCCGCTACACGGTGCGCGTCATCGCTTCACGCGTCTGTGAATCATACATTTCACCAGCCTGGGGCACTCCCCCAGGGGGCGCTCCATCTCCCACGAGGAATTGCCCATGAACACTGCCCTGAACCTGGTCGACGCGCTCGACCCGGCATTGGCCCAACGCGCCCATGAGGATGCACTGATCACCGAAGCTCTGCAGTTGCTGGATCAACGTTACTTCCAGCGCGGCGAACTGCTGTTGACCCCCTCCGACGCTGCAGCCTACCTGAAACTGCAGCTCGCCCCTTACCAACACGAGGTGTTCGCGCTGCTTTGCCTGGACTCACGCCATCGCGTGCTGAGCTTTGACGAACTGTTCACCGGCAGCATCGACGGCGCCTCCGTCTATCCACGCGAGGTCGTGATCAAGGCGCTGGAGCACAACGCCGCCGCCGTGATCTTCAGTCATAACCACCCTTCCGGTTGCCCGGAACCGAGCTCCGCCGACCGGGTACTCACCGCTCACCTGACCGAGGCACTGGCCCTGGTTGAGGTGCGCGTCCTGGACCACATCATCGTCGGCGCAGGCACCCCGCTTTCGCTCGCCGAAAATGGCTGGATCTGACAGCCCATCCCTGCCCAGGAGGTCACCGCCAGTTCGGGGTGGCCTCTGCGCCTCTGGAGAACCATCATGCCCCCATCCTTTCGCAATCCCTTCCTTCGCGGTTTCCGCGACCTGAGCTACGAACGCGTCGTCCAAATTAGCTAGGCCGACAATTGTCCACCCTGCTACCGCCCTCTGCACCCGGCGCAAATCCAACTGCCCAATGAGGCCATCAATTTCCAACCCTGCCTGTTCGATGCCAACTGCGCGGTCATCACCGACGGCCAAAGCATGCCCAGATTTGTCCGCATGCGCTGCCCGGGCGCCGGCTTGGGGAGTAGCGTGATCTACCAGACCATCGGCCATCACCTTGGATACCCGATGCATCTTGGCGACCTCCTCAGCGAAGAGGCAGCACGGCCCCTGATCGAATTGTTGTCCTTTTCCACGGGACACTACAGCCGCAGTTGGGAGATCAGCTCTGCCCACCTGCCAACGACGAAATTCGAGTACCTGCAAGAGCGAGCTTGGCACCATTCACCGACAGGCTTCTTCGAGTGCTTCGAACTCCGCAGCAGTCATGCCGTGGGGTGCAAGCTGTACTCGACCCCCTGGAGCATGGAGGCCGAAGCGCACTGCGGCTGCAGCGCCAGCGAAGTCAGCACCCGCATGCGCGACGACCATGTCCCGCCCGTGTTGTACAGCTGTTGCTGCTGGCAGGTCACGCCGACACCCGTTTGCTGATCTTTG includes:
- a CDS encoding STY4534 family ICE replication protein, whose amino-acid sequence is MTTASNNAPTTYFNLHTQGIGYLNRVREVPVRRGQPFMACDIAALHGASDDVEYTRFDCKVASGEAERLIREHLEDVRAERKVLIAFRIGDLWIDPFLYEKGERKGQPGASLKGRLIFIEWIKVDGQFSYRAPARTDSPAAIDAAAESDQADTVAEQHQPASAPTRNSTAARQSA
- a CDS encoding JAB domain-containing protein — translated: MNTALNLVDALDPALAQRAHEDALITEALQLLDQRYFQRGELLLTPSDAAAYLKLQLAPYQHEVFALLCLDSRHRVLSFDELFTGSIDGASVYPREVVIKALEHNAAAVIFSHNHPSGCPEPSSADRVLTAHLTEALALVEVRVLDHIIVGAGTPLSLAENGWI